In Drosophila innubila isolate TH190305 chromosome 2R unlocalized genomic scaffold, UK_Dinn_1.0 1_C_2R, whole genome shotgun sequence, the following are encoded in one genomic region:
- the LOC117784663 gene encoding uncharacterized protein LOC117784663 isoform X2 — translation MRNMEEDDPTGMFEAGEEKSIVMRVPKPMPPPKDFTPTPLLGSRCWHPIMWQEPPEPPKPKKKKTKTQLDEEGNEVIIELSEDESSDEEEQELPHHRIIRNIRRFFAEVGDNQELRSSTLENMLLALPAAPKSE, via the exons ATGCGCAA CATGGAGGAGGATGATCCCACGGGCATGTTTGAGGCCGGTGAGGAGAAGTCGATTGTGATGCGTGTGCCAAAACCGATGCCACCGCCAAAGG ACTTCACCCCAACCCCATTGCTTGGCTCGCGTTGTTGGCATCCCATTATGTGGCAAGAGCCACCAGAGCCGCCCAAGcccaagaaaaagaaaaccaaaacccAACTCGATGAGGAGGGCAACGAGGTGATCATTGAATTGAGCGAGGACGAGTCCTCCGACGAGGAGGAGCAG GAGTTGCCACATCATCGCATTATACGGAACATTCGACGCTTCTTTGCGGAGGTCGGCGATAATCAGGAGCTGCGCAGCAGCACACTTGAGAACATGCTGTTGGCCCTGCCCGCTGCCCCGAAGTCCGAGTGA
- the LOC117784651 gene encoding muscle-specific protein 20: MSLERAVRAKIAGKRNPEMDKEAQEWIEAILGEKFPAGQAYEDVLKDGQVLCSLINKLSPNAVAKVNSSGGQFKFMENINNFQKALKEYGVPDIDVFQTVDLYEKKDIANVTNTIFALGRATYKHDDFKGPFLGPKPADECKRDFSEEQLKAGQTIVGLQAGSNKGATQAGQNLGAGRKILLGK, translated from the exons ATGTCTCTTGAACGTGCTGTTCGTGCCAAG ATTGCCGGCAAACGCAATCCCGAGATGGACAAGGAGGCCCAGGAGTGGATTGAGGCCATTCTCGGTGAGAAATTCCCCGCTGGTCAGGCATACGAGGATGTGCTCAAGGACGGCCAGGTGCTCTGCAGTCTGATCAACAAACTGTCGCCCAACGCCGTTGCCAAGGTCAACTCATCTGGTGGCCAGTTCAAGTTCATGGAGAACATTAACAACTTCCAGAAGGCATTGAAGGAATACGGTGTACCCGATATTGATGTCTTCCAGACCGTTGACTTGTACGAAAAGAAGGACATTGCCAACGTTACCAACACCATTTTCGCTCTGGGCCGTGCT aCCTACAAGCATGACGACTTCAAGGGTCCCTTCCTGGGCCCCAAGCCCGCCGATGAGTGCAAGCGTGACTTCAGCGAGGAGCAGCTGAAGGCTGGCCAGACCATTGTTGGCCTGCAGGCTGGCTCAAACAAGGGTGCCACACAGGCTGGCCAGAACTTGGGCGCTGGCCGCAAGATCTTGCTCGGCAAGTAA
- the LOC117784663 gene encoding PDZ and LIM domain protein 7 isoform X1 — protein sequence MPEPLGILWSMPETKKKAPIIKVSCGIGDTDGFPAFDVESDVYDSKDDTKWGFLITGGAEFHMPLTVFQVTPDGIADKSGVRLGDIILEINEEDATQLTLAQAHERINATPKKVQFLMRNMEEDDPTGMFEAGEEKSIVMRVPKPMPPPKDFTPTPLLGSRCWHPIMWQEPPEPPKPKKKKTKTQLDEEGNEVIIELSEDESSDEEEQELPHHRIIRNIRRFFAEVGDNQELRSSTLENMLLALPAAPKSE from the exons ATGCCGGAGCCATTGGGAATTCTGTGGTCCATGCCAGAGACAAAGAAAAAGGCGCCCATTATCAAGGTATCCTGCGGCATTGGCGATACCGATGGTTTTCCCGCCTTTGACGTCGAGTCCGATGTCTATGACTCCAAGGATGATACGAAATGGGGTTTTCTGATAACCGGCGGCGCCGAATTTCACATGCCCTTAACCGTTTTCCAG GTAACACCCGATGGTATAGCTGACAAATCGGGGGTACGTCTGGGCGATATAATTCTCGAGATAAACGAAGAGGACGCAACGCAGCTGACACTGGCCCAGGCACACGAGCGAATCAACGCGACCCCAAAGAAGGTGCAGTTCCTCATGCGCAA CATGGAGGAGGATGATCCCACGGGCATGTTTGAGGCCGGTGAGGAGAAGTCGATTGTGATGCGTGTGCCAAAACCGATGCCACCGCCAAAGG ACTTCACCCCAACCCCATTGCTTGGCTCGCGTTGTTGGCATCCCATTATGTGGCAAGAGCCACCAGAGCCGCCCAAGcccaagaaaaagaaaaccaaaacccAACTCGATGAGGAGGGCAACGAGGTGATCATTGAATTGAGCGAGGACGAGTCCTCCGACGAGGAGGAGCAG GAGTTGCCACATCATCGCATTATACGGAACATTCGACGCTTCTTTGCGGAGGTCGGCGATAATCAGGAGCTGCGCAGCAGCACACTTGAGAACATGCTGTTGGCCCTGCCCGCTGCCCCGAAGTCCGAGTGA
- the LOC117784676 gene encoding uncharacterized protein LOC117784676: MNSWVLIFAMAAVMLEAALTMPVNIDATEDVALSDDELLKQLGGKSVEEESNSVEHMRRRRGAREDSSSSSEEDNQDKVPKDKERGSSNSASSSSEEKTTKSEVSSSVRRKRAVPESGPGLLDGVLTEAEFKLDSGELDDVEYANGCAEDEEHANRIDNETFAE, encoded by the coding sequence atgaattcatGGGTTTTGATATTTGCCATGGCGGCAGTGATGTTGGAGGCAGCTTTAACTATGCCTGTGAACATTGATGCAACTGAGGATGTTGCATTGAGCGACGATGAACTGCTTAAGCAGCTGGGTGGCAAGAGTGTGGAGGAGGAGTCCAACAGCGTAGAGCACATGCGAAGACGTCGAGGAGCTCGTGAGGATTCAAGTAGCAGCTCGGAAGAAGACAATCAGGATAAAGTGCCGAAGGACAAAGAGCGCGGCAGCTCAAACAGTGCATCCTCATCATCGGAGGAGAAAACGACAAAGTCCGAAGTGAGTTCGTCTGTTCGTCGCAAGCGTGCGGTTCCAGAATCCGGACCTGGACTGCTGGATGGAGTGCTGACTGAAGCGGAGTTCAAGCTAGATTCGGGTGAACTAGATGATGTGGAATATGCTAACGGCTGCGCCGAGGACGAGGAGCACGCGAATAGGATCGACAACGAAACCTTCGCAGAATAG
- the LOC117785949 gene encoding uncharacterized protein LOC117785949 gives MDTATGSIITPNDPEAIQGDENQEDVEGNAIQADQKLMIEVPRNSKTLTTVYFPEPTERTDEEKREERRARLKKARGIRFNVDEKVIEKDMPIEISMDNSSSNYTEQDTAIATPTRYSVPTDIETISLEMSNESEVVERLLNHYSDENLESPKMEVVEPTTTADSIQLKMDFLNAFEIPSISDISADAEEEFRLSIISTGQPITYSTVIDKGKFVNPLTGESLSSSSISSYSSFEFDMFGSVESQIMDGESKSVVSFSDINQLELSAHNIFPGDEDYEQLVQFHLINSPHKERDVSVDVVLNESCGIIKHFLSEILNNVVKRIETYPNDEKVRRQLDKEKLYSALKNVFEDYCVAKDMHNYLNHKLVEYHRRQKIVRVFENLSPRLAEIEYDRYIDALVDYDHYLNLISTTRAKNAFAVSRAEEEVSQLFEASQHREKCLEKKILSTIGSKSEHLRKIANRELRLMRKYRDEISDTRFSLITRKHTFAVITAKILKYDQITESLTANEFIDLQNQVIALEEKIDEQNHELKRMRQNYNTSVHVSQHSREYTLALQAKLKGHRKKLALEEERQRQLRDSLYLAKLTHNQFNKQKTELTFQGGLLTMPILMHDYDETVERLNLKRSNIKDMKETLKRLTQRIAELQTTCAST, from the exons ATGGACACTGCAACAGGCTCAATTATAACCCCAAATGATCCCGAAGCCATTCAAGGTGATGAGAATCAAGAAGATGTGGAAGGCAATGCTATCCAAGCCGATCAAAAGCTAATGATTGAAGTCCCCAGAAATAGCAAAACTCTTACAACAGTATATTTTCCGGAACCGACAGAAAGAACAGAtgaagagaagagagaagagcGCAGGGCTCGGCTGAAGAAAGCACGAGGTATTCGCTTCAATGTTGACGAAAAAGTAATTGAAAAAGACATGCCAATTGAAATTTCTATGGATAATTCAAGTAGTAATTATACGGAACAGGACACAGCTATTGCCACACCCACACGATATTCAGTTCCTACAGATATTGAGACTATTAGCTTAGAAATGTCAAATGAGAGTGAAGTAGTCGAAAGACTTCTGAATCACTATTCAGATGAGAATCTGGAAAGTCCAAAGATGGAAGTTGTAGAGCCAACAACGACAGCggattcaattcaattgaaaatggaTTTCTTAAATGCATTTGAGATTCCTTCAATCTCTGACATTTCTGCAGACGCCGAAGAAGAATTCAGGCTCTCCATTATTTCTACTGGACAACCAATTACCTACAGCACTGTAATAGATAAAGGTAAATTTGTTAATCCTCTGACTGGAGAAAGTCTGTCGAGTTCGTCAATTTCATCTTATTcttcatttgaatttgataTGTTCGGAAGTGTGGAATCTCAAATCATGGATGGGGAATCTAAGTCGGTAGTCAGCTTTTCAGATATAAATCAATTAGAACTTTCTGCCCACAATATCTTTCCTGGGGATGAGGATTATGAACAGcttgttcaatttcatttaataaactcACCCCATAAGGAAAGAGATGTTTCCGTGGATGTCGTCTTGAACGAATCTTGTGGAATAATTAAGCATTTTCTATCCGAAATCCTTAATAATGTTGTCAAGCGAATTGAAACATATCCTAACGATGAAAAAGTCCGGAGACAGCTCGATAAAGAGAAACTTTATAGcgctttaaaaaatgtatttgaagaTTATTGCGTTGCAAAAGATATGCATAATTATCTCAATCATAAATTAGTCGAATATCATAGACGACAGAAGATCGTTCGAGTATTCGAAAATCTGTCGCCCAGATTAGCTGAAATCGAATACGATAGATATATCGATGCCTTGGTAGATTATGATCATTATCTAAATCTGATTTCAACGACTAGGGCTAAAAACGCCTTTGCTGTAAGTCGCGCTGAAGAGGAAGTGTCGCAACTCTTTGAAGCATCCCAGCATCGGGAAAAATGTctggaaaaaaaaatcctcAGTACCATTGGTAGTAAATCTGAACATCTGAGAAAAATAGCCAATCGCGAACTAAGGCTTATGAGAAAGTATCGAGATGAGATTAGTGATACACGGTTTTCTTTAATCACAAGAAAGCATACATTTGCTGTAATAACCGCA AAAATCCTTAAATATGATCAGATAACTGAGAGCCTCACCGCAAATGAATTTATTGACCTACAAAATCAGGTAATTGCATTGGAAGAGAAGATCGATG AACAAAATCATGAACTAAAAAGGATGCGGCAGAACTATAATACAAGTGTGCATGTAAGTCAGCATTCTCGCGAATATACACTTGCACTGCAGGCAAAACTGAAAGGACACAGGAAGAAATTGGCGTTGGAAGAAGAGCGTCAACGACAGCTGCGGGACAGTCTCTATCTAGCCAAATTGACACATAATcaattcaataaacaaaaaacagaacTCACCTTTCAGGGTGGTCTTTTAACCATGCCAATTCTTATGCATGACTATGATGAAACGGTCGAAAGGTTGAATTTAAAACGCTCCAATATCAAGGACATGAAGGAGACCCTAAAGCGATTAACCCAACGCATTGCCGAACTGCAGACGACCTGTGCTTCAACTTAA
- the LOC117784663 gene encoding uncharacterized protein LOC117784663 isoform X3 translates to MPEPLGILWSMPETKKKAPIIKVSCGIGDTDGFPAFDVESDVYDSKDDTKWGFLITGGAEFHMPLTVFQVTPDGIADKSGVRLGDIILEINEEDATQLTLAQAHERINATPKKVQFLMRNMEEDDPTGMFEAGEEKSIVMRVPKPMPPPKGRVLPSSIELRLLEMQRKLSAIAEIPKILSSTLATVSQSFGTMDCEVDYESESVYKRKCSYDEDALDYELLEQLESECVSEGDEEDEDDLVQVQDELALKQFESKPLKDATPESDYASEANYATNETSDEPDNDKEHENEDEDEDEHKHEDRQIYYIKLPAGGDINQEAKADALNISSDDEDVDEDDADVDAEADDNDSDFLSTTYTWNLRNVPKLRVNDAEGVCNLTLSPQLEPEHNAIDTSKVRAATPTPTPTLISTTQLSLEAPPTTTTTATATLTTEAPSQKLLFKLDNLERSWPWADREKIIYKQSTCHLVSRKPLGLVGQRIQLLANQELLRKDQTP, encoded by the exons ATGCCGGAGCCATTGGGAATTCTGTGGTCCATGCCAGAGACAAAGAAAAAGGCGCCCATTATCAAGGTATCCTGCGGCATTGGCGATACCGATGGTTTTCCCGCCTTTGACGTCGAGTCCGATGTCTATGACTCCAAGGATGATACGAAATGGGGTTTTCTGATAACCGGCGGCGCCGAATTTCACATGCCCTTAACCGTTTTCCAG GTAACACCCGATGGTATAGCTGACAAATCGGGGGTACGTCTGGGCGATATAATTCTCGAGATAAACGAAGAGGACGCAACGCAGCTGACACTGGCCCAGGCACACGAGCGAATCAACGCGACCCCAAAGAAGGTGCAGTTCCTCATGCGCAA CATGGAGGAGGATGATCCCACGGGCATGTTTGAGGCCGGTGAGGAGAAGTCGATTGTGATGCGTGTGCCAAAACCGATGCCACCGCCAAAGG GCCGCGTGCTTCCAAGTTCCATTGAGTTGCGTCTGCTGGAAATGCAGCGAAAGCTCTCGGCCATTGCTGAAATACCAAAGATTCTCAGCTCAACACTGGCCACAGTCTCACAATCCTTTGGCACCATGGACTGCGAAGTCGACTACGAGTCCGAGTCTGTGTACAAGCGCAAATGTTCCTATGATGAAGATGCACTCGATTATGAATTGCTGGAGCAGCTGGAGAGCGAGTGTGTTAGTGAGGGGGAtgaggaggatgaggatgatcTGGTGCAGGTGCAGGATGAGCTGGCCCTGAAACAATTCGAATCAAAGCCGCTTAAAGATGCGACGCCGGAATCGGATTATGCATCGGAAGCCAATTATGCGACAAATGAGACGAGTGATGAGCCAGACAACGACAAAGAGCATGAGAATgaagatgaggatgaggatgagcaCAAGCATGAAGACAGGCAGATTTACTATATTAAACTGCCTGCAGGCGGAGACATCAACCAGGAAGCTAAAGCAGACGCTTTGAATATCAGTTCCGATGATGAGGATGTGGATGAGGATGATGCAGATGTGGATGCAGAGGCGGATGATAATGATAGCGATTTCTTGAGCACCACTTACACGTGGAATCTGCGAAATGTGCCCAAGCTGCGTGTAAACGATGCCGAGGGCGTATGTAATTTGACGCTGAGCCCGCAGCTGGAGCCGGAACACAATGCGATTGACACTTCAAAGGTGCGAGCGgcgacgccaacgccaacgccaacttTAATATCAACCACTCAGTTGTCATTGGAGGCGCcgccaacgacaacaacaacagcaacagcaacgctGACAACAGAGGCACCATCACAAAAG ctgcttttCAAGCTGGATAATCTGGAACGCTCCTGGCCCTGGGCAGATCGTGAGAAAATCATCTACAA ACAATCAACTTGTCATTTAGTATCACGCAAGCCGCTGGGACTTGTTGGCCAACGCATTCAGCTGCTGGCCAATCAGGAGCTCTTGCGCAAGGACCAAACGCCATAG